The genome window ACTCTCGGAATAGCCATGCTTATCGGAATGGCTGTAGCCGTCATTCTTGTTTAGTTGAAGGAGGGATCTCATTATGGTATCTCACGACGAATTTGAAAATATATGGAAAAAACCAGCAGTTAAAATTGGTTTTATCACTGTTATTATCCCGACATTAATGTGCTTCTTGCCAAATATCTATCTCTATTTACGTTACGGAGCATTTCCACCCGTTTCTGTGGCATTGAAGTCATGGGGCATGATTGCAGCTATCTTCGGCGCTTTTTATGTTGTTGAACCTGTTTCATACTATCCTATTCTCGGTCTGACAGGAACATATATTTCCTTCTTGAGCGGAAATATCGGTAACCTTCGTGTTCCTTGTTCCGCAGTAGCTCAGGAAGTTGTTGGCGTAGAAGCCGGTTCGCCTGAGGCTGAAATAGTTTCTACATTGGGGCTTACCGGTTCTGTTGTTACCAACCTTTTCTTCACAACGTTGGCAGCTATTGCTGGTACAGCTCTTTTGGCTGTCTTCCCCGAACCTATCGCTATCGCCTTTAAACAGTACACTGTAGCCGCTATCTTCGGTGCTGTTTTTGGACAGTTCACCCTGAAATATCCCAAATTGGCAGTTGCTGGAATTGCTATTCCTCTGCTTATTTATATAGTAGCGCCTAAAATTGGTCTCGGTTTTTTGACTCAGACTTGGATTGTTATCGTTGCTTCCGTTTTTGGAACGATAGCAGTAGGCCGTCTTCTCTACAAGAAGGGCCTGCTTTAGGAATTTAAACATCAACCGCAGCGCCGCATCCTTGAAGGATGCAGCGCTGCGATTCTTTCGTTGCCTTTTGTTTGTTACGGTACGTATCATGAGTGTGTGATGCGTCACAATTTACCAACGTATAAAGGGGGTTTTCCCTTATGGAAACCATGAAAGAACAAGCACTCGCGTTGCAGGAACAGATCGTAGCCTGGAGACGGGATCTGCACCAGATGCCAGAGACACAGATGGATACAGTGCAGACCGAGGCCTATATTTGTGCCCGTCTTGACGAAATGGGTATTCCCTATCGCAAGGGTGTAGCCGGTCACGGCGTTGTCGCCGTACTTGAAGGAGCGAAACCTGGCAAGGTTTTCGCCGTCAGAGCCGATTGCGACGGTCTCCCCATTAAAGAAGAGACAGATCTTCCCTTTGCCTCCAAGAATGGTTGCATGCACGCCTGTGGACATGATGTCCACACAGCCATGGCCCTTGGCACAGCCAAGATCCTGGCTGACAATAAAGACAAGCTTGAAGGAACAGTCAAGTTCATCTTCCAGCCTGGCGAAGAGGGATGCAAGGAAGGATACGGCGGAGCCAAACGTATGCTCGACGACGGTGCTCTCGACAATCCACGTCCCGACGTTATCGTCGGCCTTCACACTGGAGCCATCTGGAAAGAAGACTTCAAACCTGGAGATATCGGCTATCATTACAGCGGCATCATGGCCTGCATGGATCGCTTTGACCTCCTCGTGAAGGGGAAGGGCAGCCACGGTGCCTATCCTCACGGATCCATAGATCCTGTCAGCATTGCCTGCCAGATTATCAGCGAACTTCAGACCATTGTCAGCCGTGAGATGAATCCTGTAGAGCCCGCAGTTATCTCCATCGGTGAGATTCATGCAGGAACAGCCTTCAACGTCATCCCCGGCGAGTGCCGTATCAGCGGAACGGTTCGCGCTCTCACCAACGATACCCGTAAATTCCTGGCAACACGTATCGAAGAGATCGCCCGTACAGTCGCTCAGGGCATGCGTGGAGACATCGAGTTCCACTATGGCTGGGAAGGACCAGCTCCAGTCGTCAACAATGCCGAGGTCACAGAGGAGCTTCGCAAGGTGGCCGTAGCCATTCTTGGCGAAGAGCATGTGAAGGAAATCAAGAATCCCTCCATGGGCGGAGAAGATATCGCCTTCTTCCTTGAAGAGGTTCCCGGAACCTTCTTCTTCCACCCCAGCTGCAACGAGGAGAAGGGACAGACCTATCCTCACCACAACTCTCGTTTCGCCGTTGACGAAGACGTATTGTGGATTGGTTCGGCTGTAATGTCCACCATGGCTATGGAGTGGCTGAAGAACCATAAATAAAAAGTGATTACAGGCAGGCTTTACACAGCCTGCCTCTTTTTTATCCGAACTATACTGTATTCTACATTGAAAACTTTGGGAAAGGAGAATACTGTATCATGACAAACATCCAAGACGAAGCGAAAGCGATTTTGTCTGAGATCATAGAGTGGAGGCGCCATATTCATGCCAATCCGGAACTTGGTCTCGAGACCCCCGAGACGGAGGCTTACATTGTACAGGCTCTTGAGGGGATGGGATTTCCTTCCACGTCTATTCGGAAGGGAATCGGAGGGCATGGAGTAGCCGCCCTTCTCGAGGGAGACGAGCCTGGTCCTGTTCTGGCTATTCGAGCCGATTGTGACGCTCTGCCCATCAAGGAAGAGACGGGACTTCCCTTTGCAGCCACCAACGGTTGCATGCACGCCTGTGCTCACGATGTCCATACGGCCATGGCATTGGGGGCGGCACAGCTGCTTATGAAACACCGTCACGAACTGAAGGGAAGCGTGAAGTTCATCTTCCAGCCGGCGGAGGAAAATGTTGTGGGAGCGAAGGCCATGATCGATGATGGCGTGCTTGAGAATCCTAAAGTGGATGCCCTGATCGGTCTTCATTCGGGACTCCTCTGGAAGGGATATGCGGCAGGGGAGATCGGGTATTCACACGGTGGCATGATGGCTTCTGCCGACCGCTTCCTTATTACCCTGAAAGGGAAGGGTGGGCACGGTGCCACACCTCATCTTACAGCAGACCCCATCGTTATGGCTGGGCATCTTATCTGCCGTCTTCAGACGATTCTGAGCCGCGAGGTCAACCCTGTAGACCCAGGTGTTCTTACCATAGGGCGTGTAACTGGCGGATCCGCCTATAACATTATTCCTGGCGAATGCGTTCTTGAGGGAACAGTTCGAGTTCTTGACGTGGAGACGCGGAAGATGATGGAGGAACGTATCCGTGAGCTGGCAGAATCTACGGCCGCCAGCATGCGGGGCGAAGCTGTAGTGGAATATATTCCTGGACCGCCACCTGTCATTAACGACAGTGCCATGACCGATAAACTTCTTGCCACAGTGGCAGAAGTGCTCGGCGAGGAAAAAGCCAAGGAGATTCCCGAACCATCAATGGGAGCCGAGGATGTTGCTTATTTCCTCGAACGTGTTCCTGGAACCTTCTTCTTCCATGCCGGAAGCAATCCTGAAAAGGGACAGACCTATCCTCACCACAATTCGAAGTTTGATATCGATGAAGATACGTTGTGGATAGGGTCAGCTCTTTTTGCACATTTCGCTTTGAACTGGCAGAAATAAGTATTTAAACTAATAAGGCTAGGTATTATAAATAAAAACAAGCAGGAATTCTTTATTTGATTCCTGCTTGTTTTGTATTTCCTATTTTTTCGGAAGAGTGATTTCAAAGATGGTTTGACCGCCATTCGGAGAAATTAAAACGATGTCTCCATCGTGTGCTGTAAAAATTCGTTTCGCTATAGCTAACCCTAATCCATAGCCGCCAGCACCCCATTGTCCCCGAGCTCGATGGCTGTCTCCTCGTCGAAAACGATCGAAAATAGAAGCAGCAGCTTCTTCTGAAATTCCGATGCCATTATCTTCAACTCGAAGAACCCACAGCGCATCTTTTTCTGAAAGGTCGATTCTGATATGACCTCCATGCCCATCTCCATATTTTTCTCGCACATATTTTATTGCGTTATCGAGAATATTTCGTATTGCTCTTGATAAATCTCCGCTTTGCCCCACCATGAGCGCTTTTTCAGGAATCTCTTTTTCTATGAGTATCGATCTCCCTAATGGATGATGTGCATATTCCTCAAGAAGTGTATTTATGATAAGAGATAAATCTAGTTCTTCCTTTTTTTCCTGAGGAAGTTGGCTTTCTAGGCGGGAAAGTAAAAGAAGATCATCAACTAATTGTGTCATTCTTTCCTGTTGCTGAATGATGGATTGCAGATGATTTTGAACCTCTTCGTTTTCTTGAAATTCTTCCTGTAAATATTCAGCTGTAAGACGAATGGTCGTTAAAGGTGTTTGAAATTCATGCCCAGCATCTGCAATAAAATCTCGTCGTGCCTCTTCTAGCCGAACTTCTTCTGTTAAGTCTGTAATGACAAGCAACGGTCCGCTTACTGTTTGGCGTGCATAGAGATTCAGGTGGCGACCTCCTGAGCCAAGCTCGGGCATTTCCACCGTTATTGCATGTTCAATCCCTTCCTTGGATTCCTGAATAAGGGGGTAGATATCACCACAAGTAAGGAAACGTTCTATCGGCTGACCTTCTTCCATCGTTGTTTTGATACCAAGTAAGTTGTGGGCTTCATTATTTGCATACCGTAAACGATTGTCATTATCGAGCAAAATAACACCTACAGGTAGAGAGGAAACAATGCGGGAAAGAGTTGTTCTCTCTATGTTGAGCTCTTCCAGCGCACCTTTCAGACGAGATGACATCGTTTGAAGAGATTCAGAGAGACGTTGAAGCTCAGTATCTGCCATAAGAGGGAAACTTGCTTCTTTCCCTTCGGTAATTGAATGAGCAGCAGAGACAATGCGTTCAAGAGGAGCAAAAAAACGTCGTATAATCCATAGCTCAAGCCCAAAGATAAGAAAGGCCGCGATAATAATGTACGATAGAAAACGAAGACGTACATTCAAGAGAGCTTCTTTCAGGGAATTCAGGGGACGTGCAATACGAATAAAAAGAGGTCCCTCGTCTCCCTCTATTTTGCGCACTACATACACGAGATGAGTTCCCAACGTTTGACTGTACCGAGATATTGTTCCGACGCCCTCTTGGTCAGCTTGTCGAACTTCCGGACGATTTTTATGGTTGTCGAGGGTCTCTGTGTCCGTAGCGCTATCGAGTATTACACGTCCGTTAGTGTTAATAATTGTAACTCGGCTTCCAAGTGTTTCTTGCCATTGTTTAAAATCTCTTTGGAAAACGTTGTATCCATCACTGCGTATTATGTGAGCGACAACGGCAGTCTCTTTCGTAAGTTGATCAGTGGCGTCATCTATGAGCTGTTGTTTCATTATGCCTGATACCAAAAACCAACTGATAGCAAAGGCTGCGATGGTAACGATGGCGAGTACTGCTGTAATTTTTCCCTTTAAGGTGTTCATGCCCTAATCCTCCCAAACGATTCGATATCCTCGGCTGCGCAATGTTTGTATTTCGAGAACAGGACGTTTCTCATCGTCTATTTTTCTTCGAAGCCTAGAAATATGCACGTCTAGTGTGCGCGTGTCACCGCCATAAAGATTCCATATTTTCCCTAAGAGCTCATCTCGACTGACAGTTTTTCCGAAACGTCGAGTGAGCAGTTCAAGAATACGAAATTCTGTAGGGCTTAAATCCAGAGTTTTTTCCCGTAAAGTAACTGACTGACTCTCTAAATCCAAGGCTAACTCTCTATTTGTAATCTGCCGCATTTCTTGACTTGTCTGGTTTCTGCGCAGAAGTACTCCGACCCGTGCAACAAGTTCTGCCAGAGAGAAGGGCTTTTTCATATAATCATCAGCGCCAAGTTCCAGACCTTCAACAACATCCATTTCTCCTCGCCTGGCAGTGAGCATAATTATGGGAATAGTAGCAGTTTCTTTGCTGCTCTTAAGTCGTCGACAGACTTCCCACCCATCCATGCGAGGAAGCATAAGATCAAGAATAATAAGGTCAGGGCGAGAGGCAAAAGCCAAATCTAAGGCTGTATCACCATCAGAGGCGACCAGTGTTTCATATCCGCGTCGTTTGAGAGCTTGAGAAACTATATCTTGAATGCCTTTCTCATCGTCAACGATTAAAATTCTGCTATCATTCACGGTCTATGCTCCTTTGGACGTCTATATGCAGATGCTTTTACAGTCTTTCCTGTAATGATATAGACGACTCTTTCTGCCACGTTTGTAATATGGTCGCCGGCACGTTCCAAAGTTCTTGCTACATTGAGAAGTAGTGTAGCTTGTTCTATTCTTTGAGGTCGTTCCATCATGAGAAGCAGGAGTTCCCGCATGATCTGCTTTTCAAGATCGTCAATAATATCGTCAAGAGGAAAGACCCGATAAGCCATAGCGTCATTTTTGTTTTCTAAAGCTTCAAGACTTTTTTCGAGCATATCAGAAAGAATATCAACCATACGAGGAATATCGATAAGAGGCTTCATAAGCTCTTTATCTGCAACTTCGATGGCTGCTTTGGCAATATTACTTGCATAATCTCCTAATCGTTCGAGATCAACGGCCATGTGCATCAAAGAAGAGACCGTGCGCAGATCTTCTCCGAGAGGCTGAAAACGCGCTGTAAATTGCATACAGGCCATGTCTATATCGGCGGCGAGGTCATCTATGGCGTCATCTCTTTTTATAATTTCTCGTGCCACATCAGCATTTTGGTTTTTTAGAGCCCAGACTGCTCTGGCAAGAGATTCTTCTGACATTTTCCCTAACCGTGTCAACATCCTAATAAGTTCTGTCAATTCAGTTTCAAGTTGTCTTCTGGTATTAATCTGGTTCATCCTTAGTCACTTCCTTCCCTCAAGGGGCTTTCTCGTTTAACCAAATCGTCCAGTAATGTAATCTTCTGTGCGCTTGTCATCTGGAGATGTAAAAAGTTTTGGAGTTTTTCCATATTCAATAAGATCACCCATAAGGAAAAATGCCGTGTAATCTGAGATACGAGCTGCTTGCTGCATATTATGGGTAACAATAATAACAGTGTATCTTTCTTTAAGGGTTCTCACAAGTTCTTCAATCCTGGCTGTAGCCATTGGGTCAAGAGCACTCGTCGGTTCGTCCATAAGCAGAACCTCTGGCTCTGTAGCAATGGCTCTCGCAATACAAAGACGCTGTTGTTGTCCTCCTGAGAGACCCAGCGCTGAAGATTTTAACTTATCTTTTACTTCACTCCAGAGAGCTGCTCCTAAAAGGCTTTTTTCTACAATATCATCAAGCTTTTCTCGTGATTTTATTCCATTGAGGCGAGGTCCATATGCAACATTATCGTATATTGACATAGGAAAAGGGTTAGGTTTTTGAAAGACCATGCCGACTTGGCGGCGTAGTGTAATAACGTCAGTGGATAGGGCATAAATGTCTTTCCCTTCAAGAAAAATTTTTCCTTCGATTTTTGCTCCTGGTATAAAGTCGTTCATTCTGTTAAGGCAACGTATGAAACTGCTCTTTCCACATCCGGAAGGGCCAATAAGAGCTGTTACTGTTTTGCTGAAAATGTCGATGTTGATGTCGTGTAAAACTTGGTTATTGCCATAATATAAGTTAAGATTTGAAACGACAAGTTGTGGTTTTGTCATCTATACCTACTCCTTGCTTGCAATTTAGCGTCCGCTTTGTCTTAAACGGGCGCGCATTATAACTCCAATGGCACTTATTCCAAGAACAAAAGCCAGAAGTACGAGTACTGTTCCATATTGTATAGGCCGTGTGAGTGTAATGTTCGTACCTTCTGTAGCGAGTACCATAATATGATAGGGCAAGGCCATAACTTCATCGAAAAGGCTTGTCGCAACACTTGGAGTGAAATAGGCTGCTCCGGTAAAAATGATAGGAGCCGTCTCTCCAGCTACCCGTCCGATGCTTAAAATCCCTCCTGTAATGATGGTGGAAGAAGCAGAAGGAAGAACAACTTTCCAGATAGTTTGCCATTTGGATGCTCCAAGAGCATAGGAGGCGTCTCTATAATCTTGAGGCACAGCGAGAAAAGCCTGCTCCGAAGCGGTTACTATAAGGGGCAAAGCCAGACAGCCTAATGTGAGGCCAGCTGAGAGCAGAGAAGAACCAAATCGTAGCAATATAACGAAAAGGGATAGACCGAAAAGGCCAAAAACGACAGAAGGCACGCCGGCAAGAGATCGTATTGCCAGGCGTAGAAGCGAAGTAAAACGTCCTCTCTTCGAATATTCCGCTAAATATAGACCTGTAGCAATTCCAACAGGAAGAGCAAAGAACATAGAGACAAGAACAAGTTGCAATGTGCCTATAAGAGGGGTGCTGATTCCTCCACGAGTCATATTATCCCTGGGAGATTCTGTTAAGAAACTCCACGAAAGAACCTGATATCCGTTAACGAATATATATGTAATAATCGCCAGGAGCAAAAAAACAATAAGCCCTGTTGCGCTCCATAGCAGGATCGTCATAAGTTGGTCTAAAGCCTTGCGTTTGGTCATGATGATTTCACCTTCCTTTTACTTTCAATCCAGCTTGAAAGAAGGTTTATTCCGAGTGTAATGAGTAAAAGTATCAGTCCTGCGAAGAAAAGCGCATGATAATGAGTGGATCCTACCGGGGTTTCTCCCATTTCGGCTGCAATAGTAGAGGTCAAGGGACGAACGGGGTCAAAAAGAGAGATAGGGATAAGTGCTGCTCCTCCCGCAGCCATGAGGACGACCATCGTTTCTCCCATTCCGCGCATAATTCCGAGTAAGCAGGCAGAAAGAATGCCTGGAAGAGCTGCGGGAAAGACGACTTTGCTGATTGTTTCCCAGCGAGTAGCTCCCAGAGCGAATGACGCGTTACGTATCTCTCGTGGTACTGCTGAAAGAGCTTCTTCTGCAAGGGATCCGACGATAGGAATGATTAAAAAACCCAATAGTATTGATGCGTTTAAGAGATTGAGACCTGAGAGAATAGCAAAACGGCTTTGAAGCCAAGGGGCAATAACGACCATGCCAAGAAATCCAAGAATAATCGAAGGGAGGAAGCCCAGAAGTTCCAGAATCGGTTTTAATATATTTTTCATTTTTTGAGAAGCTATTTCTGAAATAAAAATAGCAATGAACAAACTTATTGGAAGGGCTATGAGTGATGAAAGAAGAGTTACTGCTACGGAGCCGGCAATAAGGGGCAACATCCCCAGTGCTGGTGGCGTTTCTGTAGGATACCAGTCTGTTCCAGCCACTATTGATGATAATGTTGTTTCTTTCAACACGGGAAGTCCTTCCTTTATAAGAAAAAGAAGGATAAACAGCATAACAAAGATGCCGACAGATGAAATTGACATAATAATGATAGCTGGTGTTCGTTCTTTTTTCATAGGCATCACAAATCCTTTTTTGAGAATATATTCTCTTGAGAATCAGGCAAGAATTCGCCTGCCGGGAACAGGCGAATTCTTGTTGTGCTTATTTATGATTAACGAAGAGGCACAAAACCTGCTTCTCCGACTATTTTTTGTCCGTCATCGCTAAGAACGAAATTGATAAAGTTTAGGGGCTCCCCTGTCGGCCACCCTCTGGTGAACATGTACAGATAGCGAGATACAGGATATGTTCCATTTAGTGCATTTGCTTTATTACCTTCAATTCCCTCTACTTTGATAGGTTTAACGGAGTCGTTCATATATCCTAAACCGATATATCCAATAGCATTCTCATTTTTAGCGACAGTTTGTACCATAGCTCCGTTGGATGCGACGACGAGTGCTCGTTTGTCCACTCGTTCTTTGTGAAGAATTTTTTCTTCCCACGTTTCATATGTTCCAGAGCTCGTATCTCTGCTAACAACTGCTATTGGTTTGTTGGGGCCGCCGACTTCTTTCCAGTTTTTGATTTTGCCCATATAGATTTTTTTGAGTTGTTCTATAGAAAGGTCTTGAACAGGATTTGATGTATGAACTACAGGAATAAGTGCATCCATCGCTACAGCGAAGGGAACAGGATAAGCACCATTCTCAACAGCTGCTTTGACTTCTGTGTCTTTTATGAATCTTGAAGAATCAGCTATATCTGTTGTTCCATCAATTATAGCTTTAATACCATTACCGCTTCCACCACCAGAGACAGTAATGGCTACTTCTGGGTGCGCTGTCATATACTTTTCAGCTGCGGATTGAGCAATGGGAAGAACTGTTGTGGAACCTTTGATAACAAGTTCTGCGGCTAAGGCTGCACCACTTACGGCTAAAACAGCAACAAGTGCTGCACCGGCTATTAATTTCTTCATCTCTTAAAGACCTCCTCGTATGTCTTTTTTCTTTTTGTTACGTTGAGACATAGTATAAGGACCTTATGTAACGAACGTGTCTCGCATTTGTAACAATAATGTTAAGAACATAGGTGTCTTTTTGCCTTTTTCCCCTTGATTTTTAACCATAAGCATGTCTTAATAGCATATAAGGTTCACATGACGGCTAGTTGGTCCTCAATGCGGAACGAGGTGTTTGGGAATGGGGTCTTTTCAAGGTTTAAAGTTAGGAATTAATGATACGATTTCGGTTACAACACATGAACTTCATAAAGGTGATTCACTCTTCATAAACGATAGTTTATCCATTCAGATTCAAAAAACTATTCCAGCGGGACATAAAGTAGCGTTAAAAAAAATAGAATTGGGCGAGAACGTTATAAAATACGGTCATTCTATTGGTATAGCCACAAAAAACATTGAGAGCGGAGATTGGGTCCACACCCATAATCTTTCTACGGCTCTCGAAGTTGAATGGTCTTCACGATGGCATTATGTTCCCCCTCAGATCACTCCTCCTTTTCAGACAAAAAATTTTATGGGATATCGACGTTCTACAGGTCGCGTTGGAATTCGAAATGAATTATGGGTTATTCCTACAGTAAGTTGTATCAACGATGTTTTACGAAATCTTATTCCTCAGTACGAAGCTCCTCAATGGGTTGATAGAGTCAGAGTTTTAGCTCATCCATATGGTTGTTCTCAACTTGGTGATGATTTTGAATATACGTTACGTGCCCTTTCTGGCCTGGCTTTTAATGGGAATGCTGCTGGAGTTTTAGTTGTAGGTATGGGATGTGAAAATTTACAGATTTCTTATATGAAAGATCGTCTTTCTAATCATCCTAACGTTGAATATACCGTTTTGCAAGAAGAAACAGATGATCAAGAAGCTCTTTTTTCACGTCTTGATTTGTTAGCAGAGAGAAGTCAGGTTTTGAGGCAGGAATGCCCTCTTTCAGATCTCGTGGTAGGCGTGAAATGTGGAGGTAGTGATGCCTTTTCGAGCATTACAGCCAATCCTCTCGTTGGGCTTTTCTCTGATTATCTTACATCTTGGGGTGGAACTCTTCTTGCTACAGAAATTCCTGAAATGTTTGGAGCAGAGGATATCCTTACTTCTCGTATAGAAGATGAAAGTGTTTATCTGCGTTTCGTAGAAATGATCAATTGGTTTAAAGAATATTTTACGTCTTATCATCAGCCGGTTTATGAAAATCCTTCACCTGGTAACAAAGAAGGCGGAATTACAACTTTGGAGGAAAAATCTTTGGGTGCAGTCGAAAAAACTGGGTCAGGTCTCATTTCAGATGTTTTAGGATATGGAGAACAATATAAACGTCCAGGTGTAAATATTGTTTTTAGCCCCGGTAATGATCCCGTTTCTGTTACATCTCTTGCTGCCAGCGGAGCTGTTTTAACTCTCTTCACAACGGGACGGGGTACGCCATACAGTTCTGCTGTTCCGTCGATAAAAATTGCTACGAATACAGCTCTTTACAACAAGAAGAAAAATTGGATGGATTTTAATGCAGGTCGTCTTCTTGAAGGGGAGGAGTGGCAACCTTTACTTGGAGAGTTAATTGATATGGTTATTAATGTTTCAAATGGCCGACCAACCTGTAATGAACATTTGAATATAGGAGAAATCGGTCTTTTTAAGCACGGAGTGATTTTATAAAAAGAGGAAGGGG of Aminobacterium sp. MB27-C1 contains these proteins:
- a CDS encoding M20 family metallopeptidase, with the translated sequence METMKEQALALQEQIVAWRRDLHQMPETQMDTVQTEAYICARLDEMGIPYRKGVAGHGVVAVLEGAKPGKVFAVRADCDGLPIKEETDLPFASKNGCMHACGHDVHTAMALGTAKILADNKDKLEGTVKFIFQPGEEGCKEGYGGAKRMLDDGALDNPRPDVIVGLHTGAIWKEDFKPGDIGYHYSGIMACMDRFDLLVKGKGSHGAYPHGSIDPVSIACQIISELQTIVSREMNPVEPAVISIGEIHAGTAFNVIPGECRISGTVRALTNDTRKFLATRIEEIARTVAQGMRGDIEFHYGWEGPAPVVNNAEVTEELRKVAVAILGEEHVKEIKNPSMGGEDIAFFLEEVPGTFFFHPSCNEEKGQTYPHHNSRFAVDEDVLWIGSAVMSTMAMEWLKNHK
- a CDS encoding M20 family metallopeptidase, with the protein product MTNIQDEAKAILSEIIEWRRHIHANPELGLETPETEAYIVQALEGMGFPSTSIRKGIGGHGVAALLEGDEPGPVLAIRADCDALPIKEETGLPFAATNGCMHACAHDVHTAMALGAAQLLMKHRHELKGSVKFIFQPAEENVVGAKAMIDDGVLENPKVDALIGLHSGLLWKGYAAGEIGYSHGGMMASADRFLITLKGKGGHGATPHLTADPIVMAGHLICRLQTILSREVNPVDPGVLTIGRVTGGSAYNIIPGECVLEGTVRVLDVETRKMMEERIRELAESTAASMRGEAVVEYIPGPPPVINDSAMTDKLLATVAEVLGEEKAKEIPEPSMGAEDVAYFLERVPGTFFFHAGSNPEKGQTYPHHNSKFDIDEDTLWIGSALFAHFALNWQK
- a CDS encoding ATP-binding protein, whose protein sequence is MNTLKGKITAVLAIVTIAAFAISWFLVSGIMKQQLIDDATDQLTKETAVVAHIIRSDGYNVFQRDFKQWQETLGSRVTIINTNGRVILDSATDTETLDNHKNRPEVRQADQEGVGTISRYSQTLGTHLVYVVRKIEGDEGPLFIRIARPLNSLKEALLNVRLRFLSYIIIAAFLIFGLELWIIRRFFAPLERIVSAAHSITEGKEASFPLMADTELQRLSESLQTMSSRLKGALEELNIERTTLSRIVSSLPVGVILLDNDNRLRYANNEAHNLLGIKTTMEEGQPIERFLTCGDIYPLIQESKEGIEHAITVEMPELGSGGRHLNLYARQTVSGPLLVITDLTEEVRLEEARRDFIADAGHEFQTPLTTIRLTAEYLQEEFQENEEVQNHLQSIIQQQERMTQLVDDLLLLSRLESQLPQEKKEELDLSLIINTLLEEYAHHPLGRSILIEKEIPEKALMVGQSGDLSRAIRNILDNAIKYVREKYGDGHGGHIRIDLSEKDALWVLRVEDNGIGISEEAAASIFDRFRRGDSHRARGQWGAGGYGLGLAIAKRIFTAHDGDIVLISPNGGQTIFEITLPKK
- a CDS encoding response regulator transcription factor — translated: MNDSRILIVDDEKGIQDIVSQALKRRGYETLVASDGDTALDLAFASRPDLIILDLMLPRMDGWEVCRRLKSSKETATIPIIMLTARRGEMDVVEGLELGADDYMKKPFSLAELVARVGVLLRRNQTSQEMRQITNRELALDLESQSVTLREKTLDLSPTEFRILELLTRRFGKTVSRDELLGKIWNLYGGDTRTLDVHISRLRRKIDDEKRPVLEIQTLRSRGYRIVWED
- the phoU gene encoding phosphate signaling complex protein PhoU, which translates into the protein MNQINTRRQLETELTELIRMLTRLGKMSEESLARAVWALKNQNADVAREIIKRDDAIDDLAADIDMACMQFTARFQPLGEDLRTVSSLMHMAVDLERLGDYASNIAKAAIEVADKELMKPLIDIPRMVDILSDMLEKSLEALENKNDAMAYRVFPLDDIIDDLEKQIMRELLLLMMERPQRIEQATLLLNVARTLERAGDHITNVAERVVYIITGKTVKASAYRRPKEHRP
- the pstB gene encoding phosphate ABC transporter ATP-binding protein PstB — translated: MTKPQLVVSNLNLYYGNNQVLHDINIDIFSKTVTALIGPSGCGKSSFIRCLNRMNDFIPGAKIEGKIFLEGKDIYALSTDVITLRRQVGMVFQKPNPFPMSIYDNVAYGPRLNGIKSREKLDDIVEKSLLGAALWSEVKDKLKSSALGLSGGQQQRLCIARAIATEPEVLLMDEPTSALDPMATARIEELVRTLKERYTVIIVTHNMQQAARISDYTAFFLMGDLIEYGKTPKLFTSPDDKRTEDYITGRFG
- the pstA gene encoding phosphate ABC transporter permease PstA; amino-acid sequence: MTKRKALDQLMTILLWSATGLIVFLLLAIITYIFVNGYQVLSWSFLTESPRDNMTRGGISTPLIGTLQLVLVSMFFALPVGIATGLYLAEYSKRGRFTSLLRLAIRSLAGVPSVVFGLFGLSLFVILLRFGSSLLSAGLTLGCLALPLIVTASEQAFLAVPQDYRDASYALGASKWQTIWKVVLPSASSTIITGGILSIGRVAGETAPIIFTGAAYFTPSVATSLFDEVMALPYHIMVLATEGTNITLTRPIQYGTVLVLLAFVLGISAIGVIMRARLRQSGR
- the pstC gene encoding phosphate ABC transporter permease subunit PstC; this translates as MKKERTPAIIIMSISSVGIFVMLFILLFLIKEGLPVLKETTLSSIVAGTDWYPTETPPALGMLPLIAGSVAVTLLSSLIALPISLFIAIFISEIASQKMKNILKPILELLGFLPSIILGFLGMVVIAPWLQSRFAILSGLNLLNASILLGFLIIPIVGSLAEEALSAVPREIRNASFALGATRWETISKVVFPAALPGILSACLLGIMRGMGETMVVLMAAGGAALIPISLFDPVRPLTSTIAAEMGETPVGSTHYHALFFAGLILLLITLGINLLSSWIESKRKVKSS
- a CDS encoding phosphate ABC transporter substrate-binding protein, which produces MKKLIAGAALVAVLAVSGAALAAELVIKGSTTVLPIAQSAAEKYMTAHPEVAITVSGGGSGNGIKAIIDGTTDIADSSRFIKDTEVKAAVENGAYPVPFAVAMDALIPVVHTSNPVQDLSIEQLKKIYMGKIKNWKEVGGPNKPIAVVSRDTSSGTYETWEEKILHKERVDKRALVVASNGAMVQTVAKNENAIGYIGLGYMNDSVKPIKVEGIEGNKANALNGTYPVSRYLYMFTRGWPTGEPLNFINFVLSDDGQKIVGEAGFVPLR
- a CDS encoding UxaA family hydrolase translates to MGSFQGLKLGINDTISVTTHELHKGDSLFINDSLSIQIQKTIPAGHKVALKKIELGENVIKYGHSIGIATKNIESGDWVHTHNLSTALEVEWSSRWHYVPPQITPPFQTKNFMGYRRSTGRVGIRNELWVIPTVSCINDVLRNLIPQYEAPQWVDRVRVLAHPYGCSQLGDDFEYTLRALSGLAFNGNAAGVLVVGMGCENLQISYMKDRLSNHPNVEYTVLQEETDDQEALFSRLDLLAERSQVLRQECPLSDLVVGVKCGGSDAFSSITANPLVGLFSDYLTSWGGTLLATEIPEMFGAEDILTSRIEDESVYLRFVEMINWFKEYFTSYHQPVYENPSPGNKEGGITTLEEKSLGAVEKTGSGLISDVLGYGEQYKRPGVNIVFSPGNDPVSVTSLAASGAVLTLFTTGRGTPYSSAVPSIKIATNTALYNKKKNWMDFNAGRLLEGEEWQPLLGELIDMVINVSNGRPTCNEHLNIGEIGLFKHGVIL